The segment ACCACGCTCGTCGCGGTGGAGGCGCTGCGGCCGATGGGCCTGGACACCACGGCGGAGGCGCTATTGGTCGCCCAGTCCGACCTGCCCGGTGACGCGGGCACCGCGGAGGCCGACCTGCTCCTGGCCGCCTGCGAGCGGGCCGGAGCGGTGGAGACGTACCGCTCGGAGGACCCCGAGCAGGCCGAGCTGCTGCTGGGGGCGCGCCGGCTGGCGATCCCGGCGCTGGAGGCGATGGGCGACTGGCTGCTCGACGACGTCGCGGTCCCCCGGTCCCGGCTGGCCGAGGCGGTGCGGCGGATCGCCGACGTCGCGCAGCGGCACGACACCGTCGTGGGCACCTTCGGCCACGCGGGCGACGGAAACCTGCACCCCACCCTGGTGGTCCCCCGCGGGGACGAGGACGCCGCCGCGCGCGCCCTGCGCGCGTTCGACGAGATCCTCGATGTCGCCCTGGCGCTCGGCGGGACGGTGACCGGGGAGCACGGCGTGGGCCTGCTCAAGCGGCGCGCGCTCGCCGAGGAACTGGACCCGGTCGCGGTCGACCTCCACGCTCGGGTGAAGGCCGCGTTCGACCCGCGTGGCATCCTCAATCCCGGCAAGGCCCTGCCCCGCTGGTAGGACCCCACTTCCATCCGGCCCCGGCCGGCGGAGAGGACGGCACGGATGGGCGCGCTGCTGGGCCGGTTCCTCCGGCCCTACCGCGGGGCTCTCGTCATCGTGGTGGCGCTGCTGTTCGTGCAGGCCACCGCCAACCTGTTCCTGCCGAGCCTGAACGCGAACCTGATCAACGACGGCGTCGTCACCGGCGACATCGGCTACATCGTGCGCACCGGCGCGGTGATGCTCGCCGTCACCCTCGCCCTCGGCGTGACGTCGGTGATCGCGGTCTACTACAGCGCCCGCACCGCGATGGCGTTCGGCCGCGACGTGCGCCGCGAGCTGTTCCGCACCGTCGAGACGTTCTCGCTGCGCGAGGTCAACGACTTCGGCGCCCCGTCGCTGATCACGCGCAACACCAACGACGTCCAGCAGGTCCAGATGCTCGTCTTCATGGGCCTGACGATGATGATCCTCGCGCCGCTCACCGCGATCGGCGGCGTCATCATGGCGCTGCGCGAGGACGTCCAGCTGTCCGCGCTGCTGCTCGTGGTCATCCCACTGATGGCCGTGGTCATCGGGCTCATGCTGTTCAAGGCCGTGCCGCTGTTCCGCTCGATGCAGGTGAAGATCGACCGGATCAACGCGGTGCTGCGGGAGAACCTCGCCGGGATCCGGGTCATCCGCGCCTTCGTACGGACCCGGCACGAGGAGGAGCGGTTCGAGGAGGCCAACCTCGACCTCACCGCCACGGCGCTCTCGGTGACCCGGCTCTTCGCCCTCGCGCTGCCGGCGCTGATGCTGATCATGAACCTGTCGACGGTCGCGGTGATGTGGTTCGGCGGCGGGCTGGTCGACAGCGGGCAGATGCAGATCGGCGACCTGACCGCGTTCCTGGCCTACATCATGCAGATCCTGTTCTCGGTGATGATGGCCGTGATGATGCTCGTGATGGTCCCGCGGGCCGCGGCCTCCGCCGAGCGCATCCAGGCGGTGCTCACGACCGTCCCCGACATCCACGACCCCGAGCACCCGGTCACGCCCGACGGCCCCGACCTCGGCGTGGTTGAGCT is part of the Candidatus Nanopelagicales bacterium genome and harbors:
- a CDS encoding ABC transporter ATP-binding protein, whose product is MGALLGRFLRPYRGALVIVVALLFVQATANLFLPSLNANLINDGVVTGDIGYIVRTGAVMLAVTLALGVTSVIAVYYSARTAMAFGRDVRRELFRTVETFSLREVNDFGAPSLITRNTNDVQQVQMLVFMGLTMMILAPLTAIGGVIMALREDVQLSALLLVVIPLMAVVIGLMLFKAVPLFRSMQVKIDRINAVLRENLAGIRVIRAFVRTRHEEERFEEANLDLTATALSVTRLFALALPALMLIMNLSTVAVMWFGGGLVDSGQMQIGDLTAFLAYIMQILFSVMMAVMMLVMVPRAAASAERIQAVLTTVPDIHDPEHPVTPDGPDLGVVELRDVEFRYPGAQEPVLRDVSFTMRPGQVTAIVGSTGSGKTTLVNLVPRLYDVTGGAVLIDGVDVREMPLQRLWAHLGLVPQRAFLFSGTVASNVRFGKSDATDEDVWAALETAQAAGFVREMSKGIETPIDQGGANVSGGQRQRLAIARALVRRPRIYVFDDSFSALDYATDARLRAALRRQTQDATVVIVAQRVSTIMNADQIVVLDEGRVVGVGRHEALLEDCPTYREIVLSQLTADEVA